The Clostridioides difficile genome has a segment encoding these proteins:
- a CDS encoding TIGR03792 family protein produces the protein MKLKSFERPLFIEELTFRINTELIEKYLQLDYEIWVKGLELLEGFAGSEIWISESNPGEITSIIYWTDYKFYKNIDKDWLSDRKKKMSELMGEGNVEFVRAEHDVNKKYKLREYK, from the coding sequence ATGAAATTAAAATCATTTGAAAGACCTTTATTTATTGAAGAACTAACTTTTAGGATAAATACTGAATTAATAGAAAAGTACTTACAATTAGATTATGAAATCTGGGTTAAAGGTCTAGAATTATTAGAAGGATTTGCTGGTTCTGAGATATGGATTAGTGAAAGTAATCCAGGGGAGATAACATCAATAATATACTGGACAGACTACAAGTTCTATAAGAATATTGATAAAGATTGGCTAAGTGATAGAAAGAAAAAAATGTCTGAGTTAATGGGCGAGGGAAATGTAGAGTTTGTAAGAGCAGAGCATGATGTAAATAAAAAGTATAAACTTAGAGAATATAAATAA
- a CDS encoding amidohydrolase, whose amino-acid sequence MRKVDLIIKNAYLISMNNEREILNDACIIIEKNKIIDIGKVNLLEKYNSEKIIDARGKFVLPGFISTHSHLFQTLLKGLGRDKLLLDWLDSSVRRAIHKIDEECCYYAALTGCIEAIRTGTTTILDYMYCHGKEGLDDSIIQAFEDLGIRGILGRGFTDTSKFPKEFGCTYHDTEQNFFDDVRRLEKKYRDHSRISLALAPGIIWDNTEEGYKEMRNIANELHIPITMHLLETEDDDKYCLKDRGMKTVPYLEKVGILGPDFIAVHCIQMSDEDIELFKKYDVKISHNPVSNMVLAAGVAPIPKLIENGLTISLACDGSASNDTQNMLEVMKMTTLLQKVTHRDAKLLPSSSVLEMATLGGAKSIDKLDCLGSIEIGKNADIIIYNPYKSAISIPVHDPISSLIYSSTPNNIETSIIDGKVVMDKNQIVNIDEEKVIYKTQKISSKLIEDVGLGNVQWGKRIYGL is encoded by the coding sequence ATGAGAAAAGTAGATTTGATAATTAAAAACGCTTATCTAATTTCAATGAATAATGAGAGGGAAATACTAAATGATGCTTGTATAATAATTGAAAAGAACAAGATAATTGATATAGGAAAGGTAAATTTACTAGAAAAATACAACTCTGAAAAAATTATAGATGCGAGAGGTAAATTTGTTTTACCTGGATTTATAAGTACTCATTCTCATCTATTTCAGACTTTGTTAAAGGGATTAGGAAGAGATAAATTGTTATTAGACTGGCTTGACAGCTCTGTTAGAAGAGCGATACATAAAATAGATGAAGAATGTTGCTATTATGCAGCTCTAACAGGATGTATAGAAGCAATTAGAACAGGTACAACTACTATACTTGATTACATGTATTGCCATGGAAAAGAAGGGCTTGATGATAGTATAATTCAAGCATTTGAAGACTTGGGAATAAGAGGGATACTTGGTAGAGGCTTTACAGATACAAGTAAATTTCCAAAAGAATTTGGTTGTACTTATCATGATACAGAACAAAATTTTTTCGATGATGTTAGAAGACTAGAGAAAAAATATAGAGACCACTCTAGAATAAGTTTAGCATTAGCTCCTGGGATTATATGGGATAACACAGAAGAAGGATACAAAGAAATGAGAAATATAGCCAATGAGCTTCATATTCCGATAACTATGCATTTACTTGAAACTGAGGACGATGATAAATACTGTCTAAAGGATAGAGGCATGAAGACTGTACCATATCTTGAAAAAGTGGGAATTTTAGGTCCTGACTTTATTGCAGTCCACTGCATACAAATGTCAGATGAAGACATAGAACTATTTAAAAAATATGATGTTAAAATATCTCATAATCCAGTATCTAATATGGTTTTAGCAGCAGGGGTAGCACCAATTCCAAAGCTTATTGAAAATGGATTGACTATAAGTTTAGCTTGTGATGGTTCAGCGAGTAACGATACTCAAAATATGTTAGAAGTAATGAAAATGACTACACTATTACAAAAAGTTACTCATAGAGATGCAAAACTTTTACCTTCGTCAAGTGTGCTGGAGATGGCAACACTTGGAGGAGCAAAATCCATAGATAAATTAGACTGCTTAGGTTCAATAGAGATAGGCAAAAATGCTGATATTATAATTTACAATCCATATAAAAGTGCAATTTCGATACCAGTTCACGACCCAATTAGTTCATTAATATATTCATCTACTCCAAATAATATAGAAACTTCTATTATAGATGGAAAAGTAGTTATGGATAAGAATCAGATAGTTAATATAGATGAAGAAAAAGTAATATATAAAACTCAAAAAATATCAAGCAAGTTAATAGAGGATGTTGGTCTAGGAAATGTACAGTGGGGAAAAAGAATCTATGGATTGTAA
- the mch gene encoding methenyltetrahydromethanopterin cyclohydrolase encodes MISLNKKAMVVVREILEDAEALGCEVIKMDCGATIIDMGLNCSGSWKAGVLFTRASIGDLGTVSLGDFKLNDEYSFSAVEVFIDKPLIACMGSQIAGWKLGEGEFATIGSGPARALARVESDWYFEMTPYKDSYHEAVLCIQDIKYPNNETVLEVANACKVKPEDTYILISPSTCIVASMQVSARIIEQVCHKMFEKNFDAGQIVLARGKAPIAPVLKDELKTMGRINDALIYGSETEFWVDSTDTAIAKTIHQLAGKTSSPNYGELFEDVFEKAGRDFFYVDHDVHSIGKIQIHNINTGKSFSAGEINYSVLEKSFLK; translated from the coding sequence ATGATAAGTTTAAACAAGAAAGCCATGGTGGTAGTAAGAGAGATACTGGAAGATGCAGAAGCATTGGGATGTGAAGTTATTAAAATGGATTGTGGAGCAACTATAATTGATATGGGTTTAAATTGTAGTGGAAGCTGGAAAGCTGGTGTTTTATTTACTAGAGCCTCTATAGGCGACCTAGGAACAGTATCATTAGGAGATTTTAAATTAAATGATGAATATTCTTTCTCAGCAGTTGAAGTATTTATAGATAAACCACTAATTGCATGTATGGGTTCACAAATTGCTGGATGGAAACTTGGAGAAGGTGAATTTGCAACTATTGGGTCAGGACCAGCAAGAGCTTTAGCAAGAGTTGAATCAGACTGGTATTTTGAAATGACGCCATATAAAGATAGTTATCATGAGGCAGTTTTATGCATTCAAGATATAAAATATCCTAATAATGAAACTGTCTTAGAGGTTGCAAATGCTTGTAAAGTAAAACCAGAAGACACTTATATATTAATTTCACCAAGCACTTGTATTGTAGCATCAATGCAAGTATCAGCAAGAATTATTGAGCAAGTATGTCATAAGATGTTTGAAAAAAACTTTGATGCAGGTCAAATTGTACTTGCGAGAGGAAAAGCACCAATCGCCCCTGTATTAAAAGATGAGCTTAAGACTATGGGAAGAATAAATGATGCATTGATTTATGGTAGTGAAACTGAGTTTTGGGTAGATTCAACTGATACTGCTATTGCAAAAACTATACACCAATTAGCAGGAAAAACATCATCTCCAAATTATGGGGAATTGTTTGAGGATGTATTTGAAAAGGCAGGAAGAGACTTTTTCTATGTAGACCATGATGTACACTCAATAGGCAAAATACAAATACATAATATAAATACTGGAAAATCTTTTTCGGCAGGCGAAATAAATTATTCAGTACTTGAAAAAAGTTTCTTAAAATAA
- a CDS encoding 2-oxo acid dehydrogenase subunit E2 has protein sequence MITEVKMPKFGLSMEEGTIGTWLIEEGSVVNKGDEILEVETDKITNTVEAPESGVLRKIFFEAGDIANCGELICIIAENNEDISGFDLIDKTDNEKEEDILTLENTTKKKGLDIEKKITPRAKKIAEERGINYSNIEGTGIHGAITIDDLKNFMNNNPVEEVMEVNQNKLVEKEVRQEVTPISQVNSSKVNIGENDLVTKMTPMQSVIAKKMHESLLTTAQTTIGTELEVTNLSKVYKGLKEKYKKVGVKLSYTALIIKAVAEALENHPKLRTQIVDENHFKVSNEINVGVAVDIPNGLVVPVIKSANLKDLKTICIELSDLSERAKNNKLNSDEMSNGTITITNLGMFGITYFTPVLNTPESAILGIGSIVEKVLVKDGAFYAGSIMNMSLTHDHRVVDGAPGARFLQEVTQNLLDFRWM, from the coding sequence ATGATTACAGAGGTTAAGATGCCGAAGTTTGGTCTTTCTATGGAAGAAGGAACAATTGGCACATGGTTGATTGAAGAAGGAAGCGTAGTAAATAAGGGTGATGAAATTTTAGAAGTTGAAACTGACAAGATTACCAATACTGTTGAAGCACCAGAAAGTGGAGTATTGAGAAAAATATTTTTTGAAGCGGGCGATATTGCCAATTGTGGAGAGCTAATTTGTATAATTGCAGAAAATAATGAAGATATTAGTGGATTTGATTTGATAGATAAAACCGATAATGAAAAAGAGGAAGATATTTTAACTTTAGAAAATACAACTAAGAAAAAAGGTTTAGATATAGAGAAAAAAATAACTCCAAGAGCTAAAAAAATAGCTGAAGAAAGAGGAATTAATTATTCAAATATAGAGGGTACAGGAATACATGGAGCAATAACAATTGATGATTTGAAAAACTTCATGAATAATAATCCAGTAGAAGAAGTTATGGAAGTCAATCAAAATAAATTAGTAGAAAAAGAAGTACGGCAAGAAGTTACCCCTATTTCTCAAGTTAATAGCAGTAAGGTAAATATAGGGGAAAATGATTTGGTAACTAAGATGACACCAATGCAAAGTGTAATAGCAAAAAAAATGCATGAGAGTTTATTGACAACAGCTCAAACTACAATTGGCACTGAATTAGAAGTTACTAACTTATCAAAAGTATATAAAGGATTGAAAGAAAAGTATAAAAAAGTAGGCGTTAAATTAAGCTATACAGCTCTTATAATAAAGGCTGTAGCTGAAGCACTTGAAAATCATCCGAAACTTAGAACACAAATAGTTGATGAAAATCATTTTAAAGTAAGTAATGAAATTAATGTAGGTGTAGCTGTAGACATTCCAAATGGTTTGGTAGTACCTGTAATAAAAAGTGCAAACTTAAAAGATTTAAAAACAATATGTATTGAACTAAGTGATTTAAGTGAGAGAGCTAAAAATAACAAGCTAAATTCTGATGAAATGAGTAATGGAACTATTACTATAACTAACTTAGGGATGTTTGGAATAACATACTTTACTCCAGTATTAAATACACCAGAAAGTGCCATTTTAGGGATTGGAAGTATAGTAGAAAAAGTTCTTGTAAAAGATGGTGCATTTTATGCTGGTTCAATAATGAACATGAGTTTAACTCATGACCATAGAGTAGTAGATGGAGCTCCTGGAGCACGTTTTCTTCAAGAGGTTACACAAAATCTTTTGGATTTCAGATGGATGTAA
- a CDS encoding alpha-ketoacid dehydrogenase subunit beta, with protein MGRKLSYGMAINEALHQAMENDDRVFILGEDVAKMGGDFGITKGIMAKWPNRIKDTALSESAILGLSNGAALCGLRPVPEIMFADFLGVCFDQLVNNAAKLNFMFQGKAHCPITVRAVQGGGIRCAYHHSVCAESWFMNTPGLVVVSPTTPYEAKGMLLSAIKNDNPVLFLEHKMLYNVKGEVPVEPYEIPLYEAEIEKTGSDITIVATQMMLGLAHKAASQLEKEGIDVEIIDLRTVFPYDKKTIVESVAKTSRLVIAQEGPRVGGWAAEISAMINEDVFEYLSAPIKRVTSIDAPVAYAPVLEDFVLPKLENLIKACKEVMQY; from the coding sequence ATGGGAAGAAAACTTTCATATGGAATGGCAATAAATGAAGCACTTCATCAAGCTATGGAAAATGATGATAGAGTTTTTATACTAGGTGAAGATGTAGCTAAAATGGGTGGAGACTTTGGAATTACCAAAGGAATAATGGCTAAGTGGCCAAATCGAATAAAGGACACAGCTTTATCAGAATCAGCTATATTAGGACTATCAAACGGTGCAGCACTTTGTGGGCTAAGACCAGTTCCAGAGATAATGTTTGCAGATTTTTTGGGAGTTTGTTTTGACCAACTTGTAAATAATGCAGCAAAACTAAATTTTATGTTCCAAGGAAAAGCACATTGTCCAATTACTGTTCGTGCTGTACAGGGAGGTGGTATACGCTGTGCATATCATCATTCAGTTTGTGCAGAGTCATGGTTTATGAATACTCCTGGACTTGTAGTAGTTTCACCAACAACACCTTATGAAGCTAAAGGGATGTTGCTTTCAGCTATAAAAAATGATAATCCTGTATTATTTTTAGAACATAAAATGTTATACAATGTCAAAGGAGAAGTTCCAGTTGAGCCATATGAGATTCCTCTATATGAAGCTGAGATTGAAAAAACTGGAAGTGATATTACTATAGTAGCTACTCAAATGATGTTAGGATTAGCACATAAAGCAGCAAGTCAACTTGAAAAAGAAGGGATTGATGTAGAGATAATCGACCTTAGAACTGTATTTCCTTATGATAAAAAAACCATAGTAGAGTCAGTCGCTAAAACTAGTCGATTGGTTATAGCTCAAGAAGGTCCAAGAGTTGGAGGATGGGCAGCTGAAATATCTGCAATGATAAATGAAGATGTATTTGAGTATCTAAGTGCACCGATAAAAAGAGTTACATCAATTGATGCTCCAGTAGCATATGCACCAGTTTTAGAGGATTTTGTTTTACCTAAATTGGAAAATCTAATTAAGGCTTGTAAGGAAGTTATGCAATATTAG
- the lpdA gene encoding dihydrolipoyl dehydrogenase, whose protein sequence is MNTDLIVIGGGPGGYVAAIRGAQLGLKVVIVEKNEFGGTCLNKGCIPTKTLFKDAQVLNYFNHAEEYGIKVDEYKLDLEKVQKRKNHIVKTLTGGVKGLLKANKVTIEKGEAKLISKDSVEIKLDDGSKKIIKGKNILIASGSKSSKPPVKGIDLEGVITSKEALEMTNLPQKVVIIGGGVIGIEFAGILNEFGSDVTVVEFLDNIIPMVDNEVSNRLIKLLNKRGIKILLSSKVEEISKSDKELVVDINRNGEKTKIACNNVLVSTGRELDVEGLNLDNLGIKYDKKGIKVDENYCTSVPGIYAIGDVIGGIMLAHVASEEGKVAVERIVGEKTSVDYDLVPNSIFTFPEVSTVGLSEEEAKTKNLDYVVSKFQFSGNGKALTMNDSDGMVKVIASKDKTTIYGVHIIGPNASDLIHEAVIAMKAMLTVEEVASTMHGHPTLPEAFAEATMGIVGKAIHVPPIRK, encoded by the coding sequence ATGAACACTGATTTAATCGTAATTGGTGGTGGTCCAGGAGGGTATGTTGCAGCGATTCGAGGAGCTCAACTGGGATTAAAAGTTGTAATCGTAGAGAAAAATGAATTTGGAGGTACTTGTCTAAATAAAGGTTGTATTCCTACAAAGACACTGTTTAAAGATGCACAAGTTTTAAATTATTTTAATCATGCTGAAGAATATGGTATAAAAGTCGATGAATATAAACTAGACTTGGAAAAAGTGCAGAAGAGAAAGAATCATATAGTTAAGACCTTAACTGGTGGTGTAAAAGGATTATTAAAAGCAAATAAAGTGACTATAGAAAAGGGAGAAGCAAAGTTAATAAGTAAGGATTCTGTAGAGATAAAACTAGATGATGGTTCAAAGAAGATAATTAAAGGAAAAAATATTTTAATTGCATCTGGTTCAAAATCTTCTAAGCCTCCTGTTAAAGGAATTGATTTAGAGGGAGTAATAACAAGTAAAGAAGCTTTAGAAATGACTAATTTACCTCAGAAAGTAGTAATAATTGGGGGAGGTGTTATAGGAATTGAGTTTGCAGGAATTTTAAATGAATTTGGTTCAGATGTAACTGTAGTTGAGTTTTTGGATAATATAATTCCTATGGTTGATAATGAGGTATCTAATAGATTAATTAAACTACTTAATAAAAGGGGGATTAAAATACTACTTTCATCAAAAGTAGAAGAAATATCTAAGAGTGATAAAGAACTAGTAGTAGATATAAATAGGAATGGAGAAAAAACAAAGATTGCTTGTAATAATGTACTTGTATCTACAGGAAGGGAGCTAGATGTAGAAGGACTAAATCTAGATAATTTAGGCATCAAATATGATAAAAAGGGAATAAAAGTTGATGAAAATTACTGTACATCTGTACCAGGTATTTATGCAATTGGAGATGTAATTGGAGGAATAATGCTTGCACATGTTGCATCTGAAGAAGGGAAAGTAGCTGTTGAACGAATTGTGGGAGAAAAAACAAGTGTAGATTATGATTTAGTACCAAATTCTATTTTTACTTTTCCAGAGGTATCTACAGTTGGATTGTCTGAAGAAGAAGCCAAAACTAAAAACTTAGACTATGTTGTTAGCAAATTTCAGTTTTCTGGTAATGGAAAGGCTCTTACAATGAATGACTCAGATGGTATGGTTAAGGTAATTGCTTCAAAAGATAAGACTACAATATATGGTGTTCATATCATAGGGCCTAATGCCAGCGATTTAATTCATGAAGCTGTAATTGCAATGAAAGCAATGTTGACAGTTGAAGAAGTTGCAAGTACTATGCATGGGCATCCAACTTTACCAGAAGCTTTTGCAGAAGCTACTATGGGAATAGTAGGGAAAGCAATACATGTACCTCCTATTAGAAAGTAA
- a CDS encoding dihydrofolate reductase family protein — MDCKKSLGEGGQSMNNLEFFNIPKNNLKINILNRNEKILDSIKKESNENVCIPDALEYYTELFFPKSKDKRPYIFSSMVLSSDGKMAYEDNKAGPLIGKNNFVDPDGALADFWVLNVLRAYSDAVIIGARTLQNEPGITCHVFDESLTQQRKDYLNKKYQPCGVVVSFDATDIPFDHYTFNVDKSQEYKMVIATSPNGWDYIKENSPLKHRCIGRFNSIKDVDDCKFEELYKDFDVCPVIVTGKDSTPDSKVLLYALKRLGIEKMCIESPSYCTHLIENELLDEYFMNYSMVFVGGKMTPGCTTAYSHLEHPHSELLTVGMHRNNFIFTRQKLCYGIKNQVDLTSYKY, encoded by the coding sequence ATGGATTGTAAAAAATCATTGGGAGAGGGCGGTCAAAGTATGAATAATCTTGAATTTTTCAATATACCAAAAAATAATCTAAAAATAAATATATTAAATAGAAATGAAAAAATATTAGATTCTATAAAAAAAGAATCTAATGAAAATGTCTGTATACCAGATGCCTTAGAGTATTATACAGAATTGTTTTTTCCAAAATCAAAGGATAAAAGACCATATATATTTTCATCTATGGTGCTTTCATCTGATGGAAAAATGGCATATGAAGATAATAAAGCTGGCCCTTTAATTGGAAAGAATAATTTTGTTGACCCAGATGGAGCCTTGGCAGATTTTTGGGTTTTAAATGTTCTAAGAGCATACTCAGATGCTGTTATTATAGGGGCTAGAACGTTGCAAAATGAACCTGGCATAACATGTCATGTATTTGATGAAAGTTTGACACAGCAAAGAAAAGACTATTTAAATAAAAAATATCAGCCATGTGGAGTAGTAGTTTCTTTTGATGCTACAGATATTCCATTTGACCATTATACATTTAATGTTGATAAGAGTCAGGAATATAAAATGGTTATAGCTACATCTCCAAATGGTTGGGATTATATAAAAGAAAATTCTCCTTTAAAACACAGATGTATAGGAAGATTTAACTCAATTAAGGATGTTGATGATTGTAAATTTGAAGAATTATATAAAGATTTTGATGTTTGTCCTGTAATTGTAACTGGTAAAGATAGTACTCCAGACTCTAAAGTATTACTTTATGCACTTAAGCGCCTAGGAATAGAAAAAATGTGTATCGAATCTCCTTCATATTGTACTCATCTAATTGAAAATGAATTATTAGACGAATATTTTATGAATTATTCTATGGTATTTGTTGGTGGAAAAATGACCCCAGGTTGTACAACGGCTTATAGCCATTTAGAACATCCTCATTCAGAATTATTGACAGTGGGAATGCATAGAAATAATTTTATTTTTACACGTCAAAAACTTTGCTATGGTATTAAAAATCAAGTAGATTTAACAAGCTATAAATATTGA
- a CDS encoding SDR family oxidoreductase: MNLRFKDKVVVITGAGQGLGAGFALDFAIEGAIVVLIGRTKSKLDNVAEQIIKSGGKAFVSVCDVSKPEEVEVCFSEVIDKFGSVDVLINNVAFHKSVPVVDTTIEDWDAQIKTNLSGTFYCTKAVLRKMIDKKYGKIINISSTAAKHFFPGFGAYAASKGGVVSFTQTLSEEVKEYGINVNAIYLGMTNTEYTRKRFNYDDAVTIPLEEMLQVEEVSKIVTFLASDEASPIMGAAIDVCGKKA; encoded by the coding sequence GTGAATTTAAGATTCAAAGATAAAGTGGTTGTGATAACAGGAGCAGGGCAAGGGTTAGGAGCAGGATTTGCTTTAGATTTTGCTATTGAAGGAGCAATAGTAGTCTTAATTGGCAGAACTAAAAGCAAATTAGATAATGTTGCAGAACAAATCATTAAATCTGGAGGGAAAGCTTTTGTTTCGGTTTGTGATGTAAGTAAACCTGAAGAAGTAGAAGTTTGTTTTAGTGAAGTAATAGATAAATTTGGTAGCGTAGATGTATTGATTAATAATGTTGCTTTCCACAAATCAGTTCCAGTAGTTGATACTACAATTGAAGATTGGGATGCTCAGATAAAAACTAATTTAAGTGGAACTTTTTATTGTACTAAGGCAGTTCTTAGAAAAATGATTGATAAAAAGTATGGAAAAATAATAAATATTAGTTCTACAGCAGCAAAACACTTTTTTCCAGGCTTTGGAGCATATGCAGCTTCTAAAGGAGGTGTGGTAAGTTTTACTCAAACTTTGTCTGAAGAAGTAAAAGAATATGGAATCAATGTAAATGCAATATATTTAGGTATGACTAACACAGAATATACAAGAAAAAGATTTAACTATGATGATGCAGTTACAATACCGCTTGAGGAAATGTTGCAGGTGGAAGAAGTATCAAAAATTGTAACTTTCTTAGCATCTGATGAAGCAAGCCCAATAATGGGAGCTGCAATCGATGTATGTGGTAAGAAGGCATAA
- a CDS encoding thiamine pyrophosphate-dependent dehydrogenase E1 component subunit alpha: protein MALGKLRLEKLYRDMVMIRRFEEVIEVYAANGTIPGFVHLSIGQEACQAGIVDALRKTDYKFPDHRGHGTIALCGTDPKLVMAEIFAKATGINGGRGGSMHINDIECRNMGFNGIQGSTMVTCLGTAFASVYKETDDVTAVFLGDGTLGEGACHESLNMAATWKLPIIYCLLNNQYAISTHYTDSHPQKELKTWGEGYEIPSYRVDGNDVEAVIEIVEIAVDRARKGEGPTLIEFLTYRWQGHFAGDPAAYRPEEEVKYWKDRDPIKLARKILIEREGMSDETLKQIEEEIEADVQEMLRFSLESPSPNIKDAVTHTYVDREVEIR, encoded by the coding sequence ATGGCATTAGGTAAGTTAAGATTAGAAAAATTATACCGTGACATGGTTATGATTCGCAGATTTGAAGAAGTGATAGAAGTATATGCTGCCAATGGAACAATACCAGGGTTTGTTCATTTAAGTATAGGGCAAGAGGCTTGTCAAGCAGGTATAGTTGATGCACTTAGAAAAACAGATTATAAATTTCCAGACCATAGAGGACATGGGACTATAGCACTTTGTGGTACTGACCCAAAACTTGTAATGGCAGAAATCTTTGCTAAAGCTACTGGTATAAATGGTGGCAGAGGCGGTTCAATGCATATAAATGATATTGAATGTAGGAATATGGGGTTTAATGGAATACAAGGCTCAACTATGGTAACTTGTCTTGGTACAGCTTTTGCATCTGTATATAAAGAAACAGATGATGTTACAGCAGTCTTTCTAGGAGATGGAACTTTAGGAGAAGGAGCTTGCCACGAAAGTCTTAATATGGCAGCGACATGGAAGCTTCCAATAATATATTGTCTACTTAATAATCAATATGCTATATCTACACACTATACAGATTCACATCCTCAAAAAGAGTTAAAAACTTGGGGTGAGGGATATGAGATTCCAAGTTATAGGGTAGATGGAAATGATGTAGAAGCAGTAATTGAGATAGTGGAAATAGCAGTAGATAGAGCAAGAAAAGGTGAAGGTCCAACTTTAATAGAGTTTCTCACTTATCGTTGGCAAGGTCATTTTGCAGGAGACCCAGCAGCATATAGACCTGAAGAAGAAGTTAAGTATTGGAAAGATAGGGACCCAATAAAATTAGCTAGAAAGATACTTATTGAAAGAGAAGGTATGTCAGATGAAACACTTAAACAAATAGAAGAAGAAATAGAGGCTGATGTTCAGGAAATGTTAAGATTTTCGTTGGAGAGTCCATCACCAAATATTAAAGATGCAGTTACACACACATATGTTGATAGAGAGGTGGAGATAAGATAA
- a CDS encoding purine/pyrimidine permease — protein sequence MKEHDTSKFHLEGKPPLKEALPLGLQHFVSMIAGNMVPAMLISNIVGLDKQMSTMLMQGAMLVAGIATLLQLYSIPLFKGHRLGSKLPVIMGTNYVFLGACLSVAGKYGLKALFGAQIGGAIVVFFIAFGIKKIRHLFTPIIAGTMIACMGISLFPTAVKNLAGGEGSATFGEPINFAIGLIVVVAIILLMKFGKGLVQDAAILIGIIFGYLVSLAFGLVDFSAIQGTPIFSFPKPLAFGLEFRPDLILMFAILFMVAIADMMGAATIATMGAMNREVTDKELESATMGNALTSIIASVFSSIPTGVFGQNAAIVAINKVTSRFVLSITGVVLILVGFSPLLGAIITTIPSCIIGGVTLIVFSSIAMAGYDMISQCGFTSDNNLIAGVSITLSIGITSVPQTLEKFPEIIRTLVGNSCIVSVFIVAMIIKYILSIKSNKSNDIKIEA from the coding sequence ATGAAAGAGCACGATACATCAAAATTTCATCTAGAGGGAAAACCGCCTTTAAAGGAAGCTTTACCTTTAGGATTACAGCATTTTGTTTCAATGATAGCTGGCAATATGGTTCCAGCTATGCTCATATCGAATATAGTAGGGCTTGATAAACAGATGTCAACTATGCTTATGCAAGGTGCTATGTTGGTCGCTGGAATAGCAACATTACTACAATTGTACTCAATACCACTATTTAAAGGACATAGGCTGGGTTCAAAGCTTCCTGTAATAATGGGAACAAATTACGTGTTTTTAGGAGCTTGTCTTTCAGTAGCTGGCAAATACGGACTTAAAGCTCTTTTTGGAGCTCAAATTGGAGGGGCAATAGTAGTGTTTTTTATAGCCTTTGGAATTAAGAAGATAAGACATTTATTTACTCCAATTATAGCAGGTACAATGATTGCTTGTATGGGTATTAGTCTTTTTCCAACTGCTGTAAAAAATTTAGCTGGTGGAGAAGGTTCAGCTACATTTGGAGAACCTATAAATTTTGCAATAGGGCTTATCGTTGTTGTAGCTATAATTTTGCTTATGAAATTTGGCAAGGGTTTGGTTCAAGATGCTGCAATTTTAATAGGTATAATATTTGGTTATTTAGTGTCACTTGCATTTGGATTAGTTGATTTTTCTGCAATTCAAGGGACACCAATATTTTCTTTTCCAAAGCCATTGGCATTTGGTCTAGAGTTTAGACCTGATTTAATATTAATGTTTGCCATTTTATTTATGGTAGCTATAGCAGATATGATGGGAGCAGCAACAATTGCTACAATGGGAGCTATGAATAGAGAGGTTACAGATAAAGAGTTAGAGTCTGCTACAATGGGAAATGCATTAACATCTATAATTGCATCTGTATTTAGTTCAATACCAACAGGAGTATTTGGTCAAAATGCTGCAATTGTAGCTATAAATAAAGTTACTAGTAGATTTGTATTGTCGATTACAGGAGTGGTATTAATTTTAGTTGGATTTTCACCATTATTGGGAGCGATAATAACGACTATACCTTCATGCATAATAGGAGGGGTCACTTTAATCGTATTTTCATCAATTGCTATGGCTGGTTATGATATGATAAGTCAATGTGGATTTACATCAGATAACAATCTTATAGCAGGAGTTTCAATTACCTTAAGTATAGGTATAACTTCAGTTCCTCAGACTTTAGAAAAGTTTCCAGAGATTATTAGAACTTTAGTTGGAAATTCTTGTATAGTATCAGTGTTTATTGTAGCGATGATAATTAAATATATATTATCAATAAAATCGAATAAGTCTAATGATATAAAAATAGAGGCTTAA